One Cuculus canorus isolate bCucCan1 chromosome 1, bCucCan1.pri, whole genome shotgun sequence DNA segment encodes these proteins:
- the AKAP11 gene encoding A-kinase anchor protein 11 isoform X5 — protein MDMYSRAQSNRMKPRISMKKSFGEGVLHSMKSLIHSRKELCSLSAEECLNREDQENFIEITFIGFAEGMGTAHLQELAAVSVELPDVLKSLQLCKLKENEVIFLKDVKKSSAKPYVMKHQNQLPEVFCVMRLPLSFPRIKADHIFTLLSKYITGIRYAVEINSLQKCQTEMSHGEDDDTNQSVSSIEDDFVTAFEHLDEDEPSKIQSAGACSLTSRNHRDAASQTIPARCLEAVDSEIRVGSARRNSSARSSLIDILGLKELSSVKNSVTTSISDPWIQRSFYKPYNPPDQGVNFICKTLFSSSPAESSESDGSSPSPVIFLDEEGYQKSLKAKLQLPKIPVVKDGIEDSDSEVSEFFDSFDQFDDLEEVLENPCKVIRDPVLGKPSQKRRTAHEQLSSASITMNPQKFKSDRPTLPANVKKPTPRKPESPYSSVFDVPDSPRPVKTTGEENGGLFSPIRSSAFSPLGSCGSSECLCRINLGGDGTSQNHHDAVYNSYSAYADSVSSEILGYVFHSESSSEQVCSGNVAKHKGIALKEKKRQAPDLKLQASMEPDKQAKPKHKSLMIRDSIQKFATELVEKSFGSAFKDLQKGVSSCTNALCHLAARLTSSVFQMAFYEIGRRRAISLKERAINGIANFLVSEAIAGALKELRHVKKQIFTNAVARFAADLAEELVFEGIMEVCQFSYPSTPIAVQPSSFDYEDKVVRSYARDLSESVIQEAFIELSQVDVAFTTQAAISVSTGNVKYVSAESMLESTQTSTIFPNFNDRVAPKPIQDSKKEYTVQQALFCTSGVVSSIPLPLAGRALSQHRVSSDACKAKLSTAPNSDDSVKTYKDSVHPFFTSRKREEEVTSFRNIYLTSDHSQSTENTPSLLHNQNVCLFNRQTNNRSGTNNNSELTSGSKGINSFSGTMVDMIVNEAYEAITSSRVTKAVEEYTDFLTKKITDKKPHGQGIGEGFPKNVFADHLAKYVIKQSVEESKTLLCSTSENSASNVSSQTYTDIGRKEQCVIKKQEVEKQSNVSINEDQQQMPLNNPRKFLVAPAHSVQCFSESKDCWQDQKGHRFSSKSPLPCSSVALVRHVLEDFTDTGSSSITCLNKPSKKHDTQKPSSGPLTYKQADCFVPANSFVSVTFGSEDALRVEHKSSLKDGNACVMPDTPPPTPLVPCQGSSERNLRKLSKKLKGELAKEFAPATPPSTPYNPTVTGLFKSEHDSLENEEFMLRLMQSLSEEVESSEDEDHSEMPVEKEEHLEKTVEYADYLASHIISIATEMAASHLDGKTNEREADRQVHLAMQNKKCGYTASINIPEETCNSLWSYAGDMAGKVINEAKKIVKSRHCKLLRLKRINCHVECLYLRKGDKDHSSKELCDAVQDQWPAKRDSSVLPLPQGIGMTGLTSKYPSCESVTDEYADHIIRVLKREGGNAELLMDQYASKLVYRSIKSGLQQAARKNKWRYSKKTFPGQNAQVNGKLEQIKAANTDVIQQVKSCIHHCDDQTYERSISTPRTECTDLLYFTESLARNITCDVRKKLKMSGACLPKSLTDSCLYKRTAFDEVTGDLIKTRFSRTFLPFSPDHKLYHSTGSLNENGYSEGIIQAIEQYAGKVADDTLEMSLESAVLHVAENRRSGDRLSYTEKLSPFSGTVCRCCSMKEHRYCTESTSHRLPTQQSSIPVRHFLHSGLGGDCQRQRVFQLDIPKIHVDVEQKTEFSDKGATVVVGKAGELSYTSLTADSGIGQDGVSFAESLTTEIMTSAMTNIGQAINISSVGREGFHSVESVISQQMSPSIGDDSTGSWSNLSFEDEHPDESSSFLHLSDSNGNSSSWSSLGLEGDMYEENLSFPTSDSDGTEDKDEDCKDAVEGLEQTRKTLEIVNIDLEPNLVDAQLRVALQWLAASETEVSDLHFHDTATKEFVFIRFFNNA, from the exons agttttgGTGAAGGTGTACTGCACTCTATGAAGTCACTGATACACAGCAGGAAAGAGTTATGCAGTCTGTCAGCAGAAGAATGTCTGAATCGGGAAGATCAAGAAAATTTTATTGAG ATTACATTTATAGGTTTTGCTGAAGGGATGGGTACTGCTCATTTGCAG GAGTTGGCAGCTGTTTCTGTGGAGCTTCCAGATGTTCTGAAATCACTCCAGTTGTGCAAACTAAAAGAAAACGAGGTTATATTTCTAAAAGATGTTAAGAAATCATCGGCAAAACCTTATGTCATGAAGCATCAG AATCAACTTCCTGAAGTATTTTGTGTGATGAGACTGCCTCTTTCATTCCCAAGGATCAAGGCTGATCATATATTTACCTTGCTGAGCAAGTATATCACAGGCATAAGATATGCAGTGGAAATAAACTCATTGCAAAAATGTCAAACAGAGATGTCCCATGGAGAAGATGATGACACTAATCAGTCAGTTTCTTCAATTGAGGACGATTTTGTCACTGCTTTTGAACACTTAGATGAAGATGAGCCTTCAAAGATACAAAGTGCTG gtGCATGCAGCTTAACTTCTCGAAACCATCGAGATGCTGCTTCACAGACCATCCCTGCTCGATGTTTAGAAGCTGTTGACTCAGAAATCCGTGTAGGTTCTGCGCGTAGAAATTCATCTGCCAGATCTTCTTTGATTGATATTTTGGGACTTAAGGAACTGTCTTCAGTAAAAAATTCAGTTACAACCTCAATTTCTGATCCTTGGATACAAAGGAGTTTCTATAAGCCATATAATCCTCCTGATCAAGGTGTTAATTTTATATgtaaaacattgttttcctcctctccagctgaATCCTCTGAGTCAGATGGGTCCAGCCCAAGCCCTGTCATCTTTTTAGATGAAGAAGGCTATCAAAAAAGCTTGAAGGCAAAACTTCAGCTGCCAAAAATTCCAGTAGTGAAAGATGGTATAGAGGATTCGGACTCAGAAGTAAGTGAATTTTTTGATAGTTTTGATCAGTTCGATGATCTGGAAGAAGTCTTGGAAAACCCTTGTAAAGTTATTAGGGATCCCGTCCTAGGGAAACCCTCCCAGAAAAGGAGGACTGCACACGAGCAGTTGTCTTCTGCAAGCATTACAATGAATCCTCAGAAATTCAAGTCTGATCGCCCCACTCTCCCAGCCAATGTGAAGAAACCAACTCCTCGTAAACCAGAATCGCCATATAGCAGCGTCTTTGATGTCCCGGATTCCCCTCGCCCAGTTAAAACAACAGGGGAAGAGAATGGAGGCTTGTTCAGCCCTATTAGATCGTCAGCTTTCAGTCCACTAGGGAGCTGTGGTTCTTCTGAATGTTTATGTCGAATTAATCTTGGTGGAGATGGGACAAGTCAAAATCACCATGATGCAGTCTATAATAGTTATTCAGCATATGCTGACAGTGTTTCATCTGAAATACTGGGTTATGTTTTTCATTCTGAGTCCTCATCAGAACAGGTATGTTCAGGAAATGTTGCGAAACACAAAGGGAttgctttgaaagagaaaaaacgTCAAGCTCCAGATCTCAAACTGCAAGCTAGTATGGAGCCAGATAAACAAGCAAAACCTAAACATAAGTCACTAATGATTAGAGATAGCATTCAAAAATTTGCAACTGAATTAGTTGAAAAAAGTTTTGGGAGTGCATTTAAGGACCTGCAGAAAGGTGTTTCTTCATGCACCAATGCACTTTGTCATTTGGCTGCTAGGTTGACTTCTTCGGTCTTTCAGATGGCTTTTTATGAGATTGGAAGACGAAGAGCGATCTCCCTGAAGGAGCGTGCCATTAATGGGATAGCAAACTTTTTGGTGAGTGAAGCTATAGCTGGTGCTTTGAAAGAACTGCGGcatgtaaagaaacaaatatttaccaACGCTGTTGCACGGTTTGCAGCAGACCTTGCCGAAGAACTTGTGTTTGAAGGAATCATGGAAGTATGCCAGTTTTCATATCCCTCGACACCTATAGCTGTGCAGCCTTCATCGTTTGATTATGAAGACAAAGTGGTAAGATCCTATGCCAGAGATTTGTCCGAATCTGTCATTCAGGAGGCTTTTATTGAACTGTCTCAGGTTGATGTCGCCTTCACAACACAAGCAGCTATTAGTGTTTCTACAGGCAATGTTAAATATGTGAGCGCAGAAAGTATGTTAGAATCAACGCAGACTTCCacaatttttcctaatttcaaTGATAGGGTAGCACCGAAGCCAATCCAAGATTCCAAGAAGGAATACACAGTACAGCAAGCTCTGTTTTGCACCTCTGGTGTTGTAAGTTCAATACCTCTGCCCTTAGCTGGAAGAGCTCTTAGTCAACATCGAGTTTCCTCTGATGCTTGTAAAGCAAAATTATCCACTGCTCCAAATTCTGATGACAGTGTGAAAACATACAAAGACTCCGTTCATCCATTTTTCACaagcagaaagagagaggaggaagtaacttctttcagaaatatatatCTAACTTCTGATCACAGTCAAAGTACCGAAAATACTCCATCACTCTTACATAACCAGAATGTTTGTCTGTTTAACAGACAAACAAATAACAGATCTGGAACCAACAATAATTCAGAATTAACAAGTGGGTCAAAAGGCATTAATAGTTTTTCTGGAACTATGGTCGATATGATAGTAAATGAAGCTTATGAAGCCATAACCTCATCTAGGGTAACAAAAGCGGTAGAAGAGTATACagattttttaacaaaaaaaatcacagataaGAAACCTCATGGGCAAGGCATTGGTGAAGGTTTCCCCAAGAATGTGTTTGCAGATCATTTGGCCAAGTATGTGATAAAACAATCTGTGGAGGAAAGTAAAACTCTGTTATGCAGCACCAGCGAGAATTCAGCAAGTAATGTGAGCTCACAGACATACACAGATATCGGCAGAAAAGAACAATGTGTGATAAAGAAGCAAGAGGTTGAGAAACAAAGTAATGTTTCTATAAATGAAGACCAACAACAGATGCCTTTGAATAATCCACGTAAATTTCTTGTTGCTCCAGCTCATtctgttcagtgtttttcagaatCTAAGGATTGTTGGCAGGACCAAAAAGGACAcaggttttcttcaaaatcacCACTGCCTTGTTCCTCTGTGGCGCTTGTTAGGCACGTTCTGGAGGACTTTACTGACACAGGAAGCAGCTCAATAACATGTTTAAACAAGCCCTCAAAAAAACACGATACTCAAAAACCATCATCAGGACCTTTGACTTACAAGCAGGCTGATTGTTTTGTGCCTGCAAATAGCTTTGTCTCAGTGACATTTGGCAGTGAAGATGCTTTGCGGGTGGAACATAAATCAAGTCTCAAAGATGGCAATGCCTGTGTAATGCCTGATACACCCCCACCTACTCCTTTAGTACCATGTCAAGGTAGTTCTGAAAGAAACTTAAGAAAACTATCTAAGAAACTCAAGGGGGAATTAGCAAAGGAATTTGCACCTGCAACACCGCCTTCTACCCCATACAATCCAACTGTTACTGGTTTGTTTAAAAGTGAGCATGACTCTTTGGAAAATGAGGAATTTATGTTGCGACTCATGCAATCACTTTCTGAAGAAGTGGAAAGCAGTGAAGATGAAGATCATTCTGAAATGCCTGTTGAGAAAGAGGAGCACTTGGAAAAAACAGTTGAGTATGCAGATTACTTAGCTAGCCATATCATTTCAATAGCAACTGAAATGGCTGCTTCCCATTTAGATggtaaaacaaatgaaagagaagcagatAGACAGGTTCATTTAgctatgcaaaacaaaaaatgtggaTATACTGCATCTATAAATATCCCAGAAGAGACATGCAATTCTTTATGGAGTTATGCAGGTGATATGGCAGGAAAAGTCATCAACGAGGCCAAGAAAATAGTGAAATCAAGGCATTGTAAACTGTTGAGGTTGAAGCGGATTAACTGTCACGTGGAGTGTCTTTATCTGAGAAAAGGCGATAAGGATCATAGTTCAAAGGAGCTGTGCGATGCAGTGCAGGACCAGTGGCCGGCAAAGAGAGATTCATCTGTACTTCCTCTACCACAAGGTATAGGCATGACAGGTTTGACTTCCAAATACCCAAGCTGTGAAAGTGTGACTGATGAATATGCAGATCACATTATTCGagttttgaaaagagaaggtgGTAACGCAGAGCTGTTAATGGATCAGTATGCTAGCAAACTTGTTTACAGGTCTATCAAATCAGGGTTACAGCAAGCGGctagaaaaaacaaatggagaTACAGCAAAAAGACGTTTCCTGGGCAAAATGCACAGGTAAATGGTAAGCTGGAGCAGATCAAAGCAGCGAATACAGATGTGATACAGCAAGTGAAAAGCTGCATTCATCACTGTGATGACCAAACATATGAAAGGAGTATCAGCACACCAAGAACAGAATGCACGGACTTGTTATATTTCACAGAATCCCTTGCTCGCAATATCACTTGTGATGTcaggaagaaactgaaaatgtctGGAGCGTGTTTACCAAAGTCTCTGACAGACTCCTGTCTGTATAAAAGGACTGCATTTGATGAAGTTACAGGGGATCTTATTAAAACAAGGTTTTCTAggacatttcttcctttctccccagATCATAAACTGTATCATAGTACAGgaagtttaaatgaaaatggcTACAGTGAAGGCATAATTCAAGCCATTGAACAATATGCTGGGAAAGTAGCAGACGATACTCTAGAAATGAGTTTAGAGTCAGCTGTTCTCCATGtggctgaaaacagaagaagtgGGGATAGGCTTTCATATACTGAGAAACTGTCTCCTTTTTCTGGAACTGTCTGTAGATGCTGCAGCATGAAGGAACATCGGTACTGTACGGAAAGTACATCTCATCGTCTACCCACACAACAATCCTCCATTCCAGTGAGGCATTTCCTTCATTCTGGATTAGGTGGTGACTGTCAAAGACAAAGAGTGTTTCAGCTTGATATTCCTAAAATCCACGTTGATGTAGAGCAGAAGACAGAGTTTTCTGACAAGGGGGCTACTGTGGTCGTAGGGAAAGCAGGAGAGCTGAGTTACACAAGTCTGACGGCTGACAGCGGTATTGGACAAGATGGAGTCAGTTTTGCTGAAAGCCTTACTACTGAAATAATGACATCAGCTATGACTAATATTGGTCAGGCAATTAACATAag CTCTGTTGGAAGAGAAGGATTTCACTCTGTTGAATCTGTTATTAGCCAGCAGATGAGTCCTAGCATTGGTGATGATAGCACTGGCAGTTGGTCCAATCTGAGTTTTGAAGATGAACATCCTGatgaaagcagcagttttcttcACCTCAGTGACAG TAATGGTAACAGCAGTAGCTGGAGCAGTCTTGGTTTAGAAGGGGATATGTATGAGGAGAATTTATCCTTTCCAACATCAGACAG tgatgGAACAGAAGATAAAGATGAAGACTGCAAGGATGCTGTAGAAG GCTTGGAGCAAACACGAAAGACTTTAGAAATAGTGAATATTGATCTGGAACCAAATCTCGTGGACGCACAGCTCAGAGTGGCACTCCAGTGGCTGGCAGCTTCTGAAACAGAGGTGTCTGATCTTCACTTTCATGACACTGCTACAAAGGAATTTGTCTTT